The following proteins are co-located in the Primulina tabacum isolate GXHZ01 chromosome 11, ASM2559414v2, whole genome shotgun sequence genome:
- the LOC142519699 gene encoding uncharacterized protein LOC142519699 produces MCLPVINASGQTSGQVEVSNREIKRILEKVAGVSRKDWSVRLDDALWAYMTALKTPISTTPYRLLFGKACHLLVKLEHRAYWATKALNFKFADAGERRQLQLDQLEKFRNLAYDLVLSYKEKIKRAHDRRIIEREFKVKAKMSYSTNLGCDSFPEN; encoded by the exons ATGTGCTTGCCTGTGATAAATGCCAGCGGACAG ACGAGTGGTCAAGTTGAAGTGTCTAACCGAGAGATCAAGCGGATTCTGGAAAAAGTGGCTGGTGTCAGTCGGAAAGACTGGTCTGTAaggttagatgatgctctttgggcatataTGACTGCTTTGAAAACACCTATAagcactacaccatataggctgctgtttggtaaagcatgtcatttaCTTGTAAAGTTAGAGCATCGGGCATACTGGGCAACAAAAGCACTAAACTTTAAATTTGctgatgcaggtgaacgacGTCAGCTTCAATTGGATCAGTTGGAAAAATTCCGGAATCTTGCATATGATCTCGTATTATCATACAAGGAGAAGATAAAGAGGGCTCATGACAGGCGAATCATCGAAAGGGAATTCAAAGTTAAGGCAAAAATGTCCTACTCTACTAATCTCGGTTGCGACAGTTTCCCGGAAAATTGA